From the genome of Pseudomonas yamanorum, one region includes:
- a CDS encoding DUF3482 domain-containing protein: MTKPLKLAVVGHTNVGKTSLLRTLTRDVGFGEVSHRPSTTRHVEGARLSVDGEALLELYDTPGLEDAIALLDYLERLDRPGERLDGPARLARFLEGSEARQRFEQEAKVLRQLLASDAGLYVIDAREPVLAKYRDELQVLASCGKPLLPVLNFVSSADHREPDWREALARLGLHALVRFDSVAPPEDGERRLYESLALLLENSRGQLERLILDQEAQRQARQQSAARLIAELLVDCAACRRSVVSEAEVEQQAISELRKAVRQREQRCVEALLKLFGFRPQDAAASDLPLLDGRWGDDLFNPETLKQLGVRVGGGIAAGAAAGAGVDLLVGGLTLGAAALAGAIAGGALQTARSYGSRLLGKIKGQRELTVDDSVLRLLALRQRQLLKALNLRGHAAIHSIKVDTPQDKTWREGKLPEALNKARAHPQWSSLNPHPRLSQAERQEQIEALAQRLDET; encoded by the coding sequence CTCGGCTGTCGGTAGACGGCGAAGCCTTGCTGGAGCTGTACGACACGCCCGGACTGGAAGATGCCATCGCCCTGCTCGATTACCTCGAGCGCCTGGACCGCCCCGGCGAACGCCTCGACGGCCCGGCACGGCTGGCGCGTTTTCTGGAAGGCAGCGAGGCCCGGCAACGCTTCGAACAGGAAGCCAAGGTGCTGCGCCAACTGCTGGCCTCGGATGCCGGTCTGTATGTGATAGATGCCCGAGAGCCGGTGCTGGCCAAGTACCGCGATGAGCTGCAAGTGCTGGCCAGCTGTGGCAAGCCGCTGCTGCCGGTGCTCAATTTTGTCAGCAGCGCCGACCACCGCGAGCCGGACTGGCGCGAAGCCCTCGCCCGCCTCGGCCTGCACGCGCTGGTACGTTTCGACAGCGTCGCACCACCCGAAGACGGCGAGCGCCGCCTCTATGAAAGCCTCGCCCTGCTGCTGGAAAATTCCCGTGGGCAACTGGAGCGGCTGATCCTCGATCAGGAAGCCCAGCGCCAGGCTCGCCAGCAAAGTGCTGCGCGGCTGATCGCCGAACTGCTGGTCGACTGCGCCGCCTGCCGCCGCAGCGTGGTCAGCGAAGCCGAGGTAGAACAGCAAGCCATCAGCGAACTGCGCAAAGCCGTGCGCCAGCGCGAACAGCGTTGCGTGGAAGCCTTGCTCAAGCTATTCGGCTTCCGCCCGCAAGACGCCGCCGCCAGCGATTTACCGCTGCTGGACGGGCGTTGGGGCGATGACCTGTTCAACCCCGAAACCCTCAAGCAACTGGGCGTACGGGTCGGTGGCGGTATCGCAGCCGGCGCGGCCGCCGGTGCGGGTGTGGATCTACTCGTAGGCGGCCTGACCCTCGGCGCCGCCGCGCTCGCCGGGGCCATCGCCGGTGGCGCCCTGCAAACGGCTCGCAGTTACGGCAGCCGCCTGCTGGGCAAGATCAAGGGCCAACGCGAGCTGACCGTCGACGACAGCGTGCTGCGCCTGTTGGCCCTGCGCCAGCGGCAACTGCTCAAGGCCCTTAACCTGCGCGGGCATGCGGCGATCCACAGCATCAAGGTCGACACGCCCCAGGACAAGACCTGGCGCGAAGGCAAGCTGCCGGAAGCCCTGAACAAGGCCCGCGCCCATCCGCAGTGGTCGTCCCTCAACCCGCACCCCAGGTTGAGCCAGGCCGAACGCCAGGAACAAATCGAAGCCCTGGCCCAGCGCCTGGACGAAACCTAA
- a CDS encoding phosphonate degradation HD-domain oxygenase has translation MNTEQAIAEVFGLYEQHGTADYIGEPVSQIEHMSQAAQLAMAEGFDDEVVLAAFFHDIGHICGQGGENMGGYGVVSHERLGADYLRQAGFSERMAKLVEYHVQAKRYLTFSQPDYYARLSEASRRTLGYQGGVMTAEEARAFEQDPLCAVSLRMRHWDEQAKEMHVPVLDLEVLKSKARQLLAA, from the coding sequence ATGAATACTGAACAGGCAATCGCCGAAGTCTTCGGCCTGTACGAACAGCACGGTACGGCCGACTACATTGGCGAACCGGTCTCGCAGATTGAGCACATGTCCCAGGCCGCGCAACTGGCCATGGCCGAAGGCTTCGATGATGAAGTGGTGCTGGCGGCGTTCTTCCACGATATCGGGCATATCTGCGGCCAAGGTGGCGAGAACATGGGCGGCTATGGCGTGGTCAGCCATGAGCGGCTGGGGGCCGACTATCTGCGCCAGGCGGGCTTCAGCGAGCGCATGGCAAAACTGGTGGAATACCACGTGCAGGCCAAGCGTTACCTGACCTTCAGCCAGCCGGATTACTACGCGCGCTTGAGCGAAGCCAGCCGTCGTACCTTGGGTTACCAGGGCGGCGTGATGACTGCCGAGGAGGCACGGGCGTTTGAGCAGGACCCGCTGTGCGCCGTCAGCCTGCGCATGCGTCACTGGGATGAACAGGCCAAGGAAATGCATGTGCCGGTGCTGGACCTTGAAGTGCTGAAGTCCAAGGCCCGGCAGTTGTTGGCGGCTTAG